TGCCCAGATTATAGGGCTTGTAGTTATCACCTATTGGCCTGATCTTACATTATGGCTTCCCCGATTTTTGGGTATGACAAAGGAGCTTATCAAATTTACAATATAGTGTTATAATGCATAAGGCTGATTGTTGCCGGATCATATTGGTTATATAAATTTTTATATTTATCTTATTGTATGGAATCCATCATTAGAATTTATAGAAAATATTTGGACATTGGGTGAACATTAGTCTATCCTCAGTGAACCTGCTACTAATCATATGGCTCTCTGAGCAGACATGCCAACATCAAATGTAATTACTAATCCTTCTTTAGTTCAAAACCCCAATATAAATTGTTAATTAAATCTCAATACAGAAGAATCTAGTTTTTCACATTTTGGAGTAAAAATGGTTGCCAATCACAAGGTAATTCTATTGGATTATAGAAGAATTACGATGAAAGTAGTTCCTACAGTAACGACAATAATTAGAAGTGGGTGATGCTAATGTTATACCGTAAAATTCCAAAGACAGGAGATGAGCTTTCAATACTTGGATTTGGTTGCATGCGATTGCCGGAGAAGGGCAGAAAAATTGATGAGAAGCGGGCTTCCAAACAAATTCATTATGCAATCGATCATGGAGTAAATTACATTGATACAGCGATGCCCTATCACATGGGGGCAAGCGAACCCTTTCTCGGATTGGTGCTTGCCAATGGATATAGGGATAAAGTAAAACTTGCGACAAAATTGCTGCCTATGTATGTGAAGACGCATATGGATATGGATCGATTGCTTAATTCTCAACTTGATAGACTTAACACCGATCATATTGATTACTATCTTTTGCATGGTCTTGATGGAAGGAGTTGGGAAATGATAAAACAATATGATGTTTTCAAATTTCTTGATGATGCCCGAAAGAAAGGGAAAGTCATTAACCTAGGTTTTTCGTTTCATGGAGATAAGGATATATTTAAAGAGATTGTCGATGCTTATGATTGGGAGGTATGTCAAATCCAGTATAATTACCTTGATGAGCAAAATCAGGCTGGGAAAGAGGGTCTTGAGTATGCAGCCGCAAAGAGATTGGGAGTGATCATTATGGAGCCACTACGAGGTGGGAATCTTACATTAAATGTACCACAATCAATCAAAGATATTTGGGATGAAGCAAATATAAAGCGCACACCCGCTGAATGGGCTTTTCGCTGGGTATGGGATCATCCTGAGGTTACTACTGTTCTTTCAGGGATGAATGATGAAATGCATATTGATGAGAATATAAGGATCGCCAATGAGGCTTACCCTAACTCTCTCAATGATGAGGAATTGAATTTGATAAACACTGTTAAGAATAGGTATCGAGATTTGATGAGTGTAGGATGCACAGGATGCCGCTACTGTATGCCCTGTCCGGAAGGAGTGAATATTCCCATGTGCTTTGAGATTTATAATAATATGAATGTATTTGGTAACAGAGGGATGTCAAGGCTTATGTATTTAGCTTGGTTAGGGGATGTGATGACTGAGGAACCATCCTATGCCTCTTTATGCAAGGATTGTGGGAAATGTGAAAAGGTTTGCCCCCAACATCTGCCAATTCCAGAGCTTCTTAAGGATGTGGTGGTAGATTTAGAGGTATGGTGGATGAAGCCTGTTGTTCGGATTGCAAGGCATGTTATGGGAATTCAGAGGTGGAGAAGTCTGCGCAGGGCTCGAAGGTTGGAAAGACAAAATAAATGATTGATTTGTATAATATCGTTTTCATGATAAACTATATAATGTTAACTGAGGGAGGATTATAAGTATTAACAATTATTCTCACAGATTTTTCTTGACTTAATCGAATTTATAAATTCTCATCTTTTCAACAGTTTGGAGGATAAAACGTGGAAAAGAGAATTGAGATTAAGGTTTATTATGAAGACACGGACTGTCTCGGGGTTGTGTATCATGCTAACTACCTCAGGTTTTTGGAGAGGGGTAGAACAGATTTCATCGACTCTCTGGGTAAATCCGTTGTAGAGTGGAACCGCGAGGGGTACAATTTTGCTGTTTATCAGATAGAGATTAAGTTCAAGAATGCGGCAAGGCTTGGGGACATATGTCGGGTCGTAACTGATATGGCTGAGGGTGGAAGTGAATATCGCAAGAAAATAGGACAGCGCATAGAGCTAAATGGTAAAGTGATAACTGAAGCCGTTGTTGATCTAGTTTGCCTGGATACTAACCTTGAGCTTAGGGAATTCCCTAAGGGTCTCTTTCCATGATGACATCGTCAAATATCTTGACGATATGAAAAAAATATTATAGACTATCATTTC
The Spirochaetota bacterium DNA segment above includes these coding regions:
- a CDS encoding YbgC/FadM family acyl-CoA thioesterase, whose product is MEKRIEIKVYYEDTDCLGVVYHANYLRFLERGRTDFIDSLGKSVVEWNREGYNFAVYQIEIKFKNAARLGDICRVVTDMAEGGSEYRKKIGQRIELNGKVITEAVVDLVCLDTNLELREFPKGLFP
- a CDS encoding aldo/keto reductase, with product MLYRKIPKTGDELSILGFGCMRLPEKGRKIDEKRASKQIHYAIDHGVNYIDTAMPYHMGASEPFLGLVLANGYRDKVKLATKLLPMYVKTHMDMDRLLNSQLDRLNTDHIDYYLLHGLDGRSWEMIKQYDVFKFLDDARKKGKVINLGFSFHGDKDIFKEIVDAYDWEVCQIQYNYLDEQNQAGKEGLEYAAAKRLGVIIMEPLRGGNLTLNVPQSIKDIWDEANIKRTPAEWAFRWVWDHPEVTTVLSGMNDEMHIDENIRIANEAYPNSLNDEELNLINTVKNRYRDLMSVGCTGCRYCMPCPEGVNIPMCFEIYNNMNVFGNRGMSRLMYLAWLGDVMTEEPSYASLCKDCGKCEKVCPQHLPIPELLKDVVVDLEVWWMKPVVRIARHVMGIQRWRSLRRARRLERQNK